From Deinococcus sp. Marseille-Q6407, one genomic window encodes:
- a CDS encoding putative dsRNA-binding protein: MAENPKGDLIAALAAQGLTPDFRLQESGPPHAPSFLTEVWCDGQRLGQGTAGSKREAERQAARQALDELSEEGARMGRPEAATSLLTAAASTPWPLHPAVLAEALAVADSRLALGAPLPEVARAAAGLYRELLAELGHAAAPDQVGPEQTG; the protein is encoded by the coding sequence ATGGCCGAGAACCCCAAAGGAGACCTGATAGCGGCGCTGGCCGCCCAGGGCCTGACCCCCGACTTCCGCTTGCAGGAAAGCGGGCCGCCCCACGCGCCCAGTTTCCTGACCGAGGTCTGGTGTGATGGGCAGCGGCTGGGGCAAGGAACCGCTGGCAGTAAACGCGAGGCAGAGCGGCAGGCCGCCCGGCAGGCCCTGGACGAACTGAGCGAGGAGGGTGCGCGTATGGGAAGGCCAGAAGCTGCAACGTCACTTCTGACAGCCGCCGCCTCTACACCCTGGCCGCTGCATCCGGCGGTGCTGGCCGAAGCGCTGGCCGTGGCTGACAGCCGCCTGGCCCTGGGGGCCCCGCTGCCGGAAGTGGCCCGCGCCGCCGCCGGGCTTTACCGCGAGCTGCTGGCTGAACTGGGGCACGCCGCCGCACCAGACCAGGTTGGGCCGGAGCAGACCGGATGA
- a CDS encoding phosphodiester glycosidase family protein, whose product MRRQLQRVATLGLAFVGLAPTAPALTLQQVRGGLSSYTVAAVDLRRDDLRLHWLNPTTGQPYLTFAQLRERLRKEGSRALFMTNSGIYAPGFKPLGLHVEQGREEVPLNFARTGGNFAWQPNGVFWVDGRRAGVTETDEYVSRRLHPQYAAQSGPLLVRRGQLPPSFDPHSTSFKLRSGVGVCSDGRVRFAVSNAPVNFYAFAIFFRDTLHCPDALYLDGSISAYATPGTDTQLANFAGIWSVAAPVPRN is encoded by the coding sequence ATGCGACGACAGCTTCAGCGTGTAGCCACCCTGGGCCTGGCCTTTGTGGGCCTGGCGCCCACCGCGCCGGCGCTGACCCTGCAGCAGGTGCGCGGTGGCCTGAGCAGCTATACCGTCGCTGCGGTGGACCTGCGGCGCGACGACCTGCGGCTGCACTGGCTCAACCCCACCACCGGGCAACCTTATCTGACCTTCGCGCAGCTGCGTGAGCGACTGCGCAAAGAAGGCAGCCGGGCGCTGTTCATGACCAACAGCGGCATTTACGCTCCCGGCTTCAAGCCGCTGGGTCTGCATGTGGAACAGGGCCGGGAAGAGGTGCCGCTGAATTTCGCACGCACTGGGGGCAATTTTGCCTGGCAGCCCAATGGGGTGTTTTGGGTGGATGGCCGGCGGGCCGGCGTCACCGAAACGGACGAGTATGTCTCCCGTCGGCTGCACCCGCAGTACGCGGCGCAGTCGGGGCCGCTGCTGGTGCGCCGGGGCCAGCTGCCCCCTTCGTTCGACCCGCACAGCACGTCGTTCAAGCTGCGCAGCGGGGTGGGGGTCTGCAGCGATGGCCGGGTGCGGTTTGCCGTCAGCAATGCGCCGGTGAATTTCTACGCCTTCGCCATCTTTTTCCGTGACACCCTGCACTGCCCCGACGCCCTGTATCTGGACGGCAGCATCAGTGCCTATGCCACGCCTGGCACCGACACCCAGCTGGCGAACTTTGCCGGCATCTGGAGTGTTGCCGCGCCGGTGCCCCGGAACTGA